The window TAAGATAATGCACAAGGTCTTAACATGTTTTTAGTCTATAGCTAGTTCCTACAATCTATATTTTTCCCTCCAGAATCATTAAATGCAGTCCATACTCCCAGTACAGGCAAAAAATATACTTAGAAGTTAGAACTACCAATTTATCCTCTGTATTGTCACATTAGAGCTTGTGGTGTGGATTCTGTACACAACATGAGGCGCATAACCCACATTACCCTTTTCCTTCCAACGACAAGCATGAGCAAGGTAAAAAGCACATTCGCTGGAGACATAATAAAGGTTCTCAAAGCCTTGCAGCCCCATGCCATAGAACTTAATAGAACTAGGAGAAGATACGACATCATTCTTCTTTAAGTCAATTTATTCCACAAAAAATGTTACTACAAGTTCCTGTTTAAGGTACATATCTATCAAGATAATTAATTTGATGTGAAAAACAAGGTTGCATGACTCTTCCCCGACCATCTACACTATGCCTGGTCACTTTTCTTTCTAACATACAATCTTAAATCTTCTGTACTCTACATTGTTCACCTTAATAATGAAAGAACAGCACACAGGAAAAACCAAACTAAACTTCAATCACCACTTCAAACCGGCAAAAGCCTAGCAAATGTACAGGTATCTGAATCTTGTAAGTGAGAAGAGGAATGAACTTACCCCTTTTAGAAGCACAGAAGTTATTCTCAACAACCTTGAGGCATGGATGTCTTCTCGGAGCAGCATAAGCCATGGCCATTCCTACATCACAACAACTAAGACTTGTTGAAGGCCAAAactagggttgacaaaggactaatACCCTATGCACCACTACTTTCCCTTATCCAGTCAAACCTGCGACGAGGTAAGCAACGGAGACCACGAAGACGACTGCGGAAGGCACGAACACCACCATCCAGTAGTAGTCCACCGCCTCCTGGTCCGTCAGATAGAACGCCCCGCGGTACCGATGCAGCTCCGACTCCTGGCTCACGTTCAGCTGCAAAGCCTGGAGGACCTTCCAATCGCGGCAGAACGGGCGCTGGCTCGCCTCCCTGGGGAACACGATGCTGAGGTTCACGACAACCGCGACGAGGACGGCGAAGCCGACGGCCGCCGCGGCGGACGTGACGAGGGGCCTCTGCAGGCGGCCCCACGCCCGCTCCTCCTCCCGGAGCCTCTCGTACTCGCGCTTCGGCATGAACGCCTGGCGAAGGGCGTCGCCAAGGATCGCCATCGAGAAGAACGAGGCTTCGCTTTCTTCGACTCAGATCAAGATCCTTCGGACATCGATTCGACAGAATCGCTAACCCTAATCCTCACCTCGACCCCAACAACTCTAGAAAGGTTCGATCGATCGGAAGACTAACGCGATGAGGAGAATTAGGGAATCGAAtcttgagaagagaagagaagatgagAAGAATTCAGGTGGGAGGTATACCAAACAAACCCTAATTTTAGGGGCACGCAAAGGGAAGAGAGGATCGATAAATCCGGTGCGGTGCGGTGCGGTGCGGTGCGGAAAGAGAAGAGTGACAAAACACACTTTTTAGTTTTCGGTTTGCTTTTCGCAATATTAACCCCTCAAATTAGTCGTTTCATCGGATCTCAAATTAATCCTTTTATAGACGAATACAAAAGTTATTgttgaaatagaaaaatattatattgtATGACTTCCCATTCGGTTTACCGTTTAGTTTCGATGTGTGTTCAATAATAATGTTGGAGTTATACAGTTTTACTATACTTAATAATAATGTATTGTAAATATGGAAAATATGTTGTTACATTAAACAAAAGAAGATTAACAAATATAATATATCTATTAACCATCGATTAGCTACTGCGGCAAACAATCCCAATGTCATCCCTAATCTCATTAACCTAATTGGTTAATGAGACGATAATTggttacatatgtatatacataacttTGATAATAGTAAACTCATTGATAATTACAATGAATAGTATCGAATGATTCTAAACAGAGTGACCACCATACTTGAACGGATGTTAACATATGTGTCATCAAAATATTTGGCAGGTTTTATACATGTCATAATAAAATGTGGAGGAGCAGATATGTTATTTTTGAACTTTGGAAGGACGGATGTGTAAATCCATAAAAGATTCCGAACACGGGCCTGATATGAAAATACGTGACACGTGAGGGACTCCTTCGAAAACACCCACCGGGGGGTCCACCAACGGTCACGAATGGCAAGATGCCATTTCCTCGCTTGGGAGCGCTCGGCCGCGAAAGTTGAGCCGCTCGCCTAACGTCAACCCGAGCGTTTATACGTGTGATTTCTCTTTGATTCATCCGTCCGCCTTCCGCCGGGGTAGATTTTTAAAAAGCAGGGAAGAGAAAACACGAccgactcctctctctctctctctcacacacacacagataAGGGGACGCGAATTCGAGTTGGGCGCACGCGCTTTTCCTCCATTAGGGATTCCCTTTCTTCGCCGACCGTCCAGCTTCGATCTCCCGTGGAGGAGGGCCACCTGTTGTTGCATTCTCTGGAATTGGATCGGAGCTCCCCCGAGGGATCCCATCTTGTTAGGGTTCCGTGCTCGCGGCGATGGCGGGCGCGCTGGTGGAACGTGCCACGAGCAGCATGCTGATTGGTCCCGACTGGGCCATGAACGTCGAGATCTGTGATATCCTCAATCGCGACCCGGGGTATGCGACTCTGCTCTGCCGTCTCCTTCCCTTCTATTTTCACGTTTGTTTCCTGAGCAATGGTGATGCTGCTGCCGACGCTTCCCATTTTGTGATTTACAGCTGAGGTGATTGTTTCACGGGATGTCTTTGTGCGATCATCGCGTCTGATCGCTCATACCTTCTTTTGTTGTTTATGGAGGTtttacctcttttttttttaggcAATTGTTAAGCAT of the Musa acuminata AAA Group cultivar baxijiao chromosome BXJ2-10, Cavendish_Baxijiao_AAA, whole genome shotgun sequence genome contains:
- the LOC104000798 gene encoding uncharacterized protein LOC104000798, translated to MAILGDALRQAFMPKREYERLREEERAWGRLQRPLVTSAAAAVGFAVLVAVVVNLSIVFPREASQRPFCRDWKVLQALQLNVSQESELHRYRGAFYLTDQEAVDYYWMVVFVPSAVVFVVSVAYLVAGMAMAYAAPRRHPCLKVVENNFCASKRGGVRCLSILNVVFALIFGFMALFLGSSLLTMGNSCFIPLFWSYEIASWGLVILYGGTAFFLRRKAAVILDEGDYAGHNLGLEMLEPATEVSPEIERRLNEGFKAWMGSSLLSSDEEDGPDDYIEEGHPALAVADQQRR